The nucleotide sequence TCAGAAAAGTACAACTTAATATCCACAAGTTAATCCTACTTGAAACCTTTCGAGAGTTTCTATTCTCAATCGCAGTTTGATATAACAAGTAACTCTTCAGAGGTTGTATTAGTTTCTGCGTCATAGTTGAATGAGGTAACTGAAATTCTGTCCAAGTTCAAgtgcatttcaattttcaagaatgCAATTGGTGTCAAaaaatttgttgaagaaaatactTGCTATTTTTAATTCCGTCATAATCATTTTGTCAAATCACATGCCTTGTGCGAAGTTCTAGGGATACAAGTAGTGTTTCATAATAAtggaaaaaatcatttttactttTTCGCGTGATTGTTTGTGGTCAATAATATGGAACATATAGACTTCTATAACTTCACAAACAAGCTTTTTCAAAAGGTGAGAAACTATGAGATTATAGATGTCAATTCACTTTTATGTACGGGGGAACTTCATTTAGGAGGAGCAGCTATCTTCGCGCACTCGTGTCAAATGAGAAGTTGAAACTCTGAATCACAATTTGATGGGTCTGCGTGACCAAAGAGAGACCCATTAGATCAAGAAGTAAGAATTATAAAAGAAGACGCTTAGAAGACAAAAGAAATTCATTctaattttgcttaaaaaaatgtatttataccttccttcttatttttttgaatatttatttatacctTACTTATATCAGAGTATTATTTTTAATCtatgaaattacaaaaatacaaatatatggTATTGGCATGGCGTAACAAATTTTAATACTTGTCGACATCAAGCTCATGATTTTAGATATTTTCGccatgtgttattttttttgtacacaAAATGACTATCACGAGAGAAATCAACACAGAAAAAACATCTATTAGGCTTGTTAGtatcacaaattcaacaactaaTTCACTAGAAAACAACCTCGTAAGATAAGTGACGAACCTCGTTCCGTCACATCTGAAACATAAGGAAACTTgtgaatttttgttacaaaatgcataaaaatagtagCTGTGGACACCTAATGtaacttaaatgaccaatttacaacaaaaaaaaattaaatgactaATCCAATACAACTAAGCCATTGTTTGGTTTAGCGTTTAAATTAGCATTCTCGCATCCCAATGCCTTTTTTACCACCATTCTGTGAAGCTAAGAATACAAGTTTTTGCGCAACCGCACAGCAGCATCAGGTTAACcactaaaacaaacacacactaaataGCTTTAAGAATTGCCGTATTTACTTCGACTGCCCAATAAAAAGTGCAGTATGTATTATTCGAGATTAAAACCTTCCAGTCAAGTTGTGTCATTTCAtagcaaaatatataaataacttTAAATCAGAAAACTACTGCCTACAGCTAATGTACTCAGTAGAAGATCCAAACTCCTTGTAAGAAAGCTCCAACTTCTTATCCAGAAACTCATCATCAAGCTAAACTCAACTTTCTCATTAGAAGATATTAGCCAGCttgatttcttttcttttttaggaattgatgtgGAACACTTATCTAATGGATTCAGAGTCTCATAGACTCTCAAAGTATGTCTCCAACTACACTGCAAATCCTACTTTCTATTAGTCCTTAGTAGGAGCCTTACATTATGCTACTGTAAAAAAGTGTGCAACCAAACTTGTCCATTCAAGCTATAATAACGATAGTTATATAGAACACCCTGTCTAGAAACCATATAGACACATGACAAAACGTTTACCGATTAAGATAATTAATTTACAGTTACTTCAACATAAATCCAAGCTTTGTAAAATTTCTCACTTCATCAACAGTCAACACTTTGAAACTTATGTAACTAGTATAACCAAGATAGTAAGATTGAATGATAGTACACCAAGTTGTCCAAATCAATGAtggttatatatttttaacttacTATAAAACACACTTAGAACTGGTTTTCACAGGATAAGTGGCTCAACAAGTCCTTATTCCCACACTAACACATTCAAACACACCCAAGTTAGTTATCAACATCAAATTTAGCACCAATTAACACACTCAAACACACCCAAGTTAGTTATCAACATCGAATTTAGCACCAATATCTAGACAAGCTCTGAGTTCACCATTAAGATACATCGTAGAAGTCAGCAATACTAAGAAAATTGGAGTACATTTCTAATTTAGATGTAGTAGTGAACCATATATTACAGCTATATCATTCAAAGTATTTTGCGCAACTACATAAATATTGATATCATAATCAAATGGTCCTTCAAAAAGTGTACTCAACTCATTCATAAAGAGTTGGAGATTTTCATTTGCCTTTACGCAAGCAGGAGTACTATTgcaaaacaacataataattaaagCAATAAGTTGCTACAAATGTTCCGAAAAAAGCTAAAGGACATCAAGAGGACCATTAATGTCTTATATAAAACAAATACCATAACTAATGCGAATCAGAGAATGTAGCTCCAATAAGCCTCTTTCATTCTACCATCCTGGCATGCACCATCAATAATGTTGGACTTGCTTGAAGTTGACTTTGTGAGTCTATAAGTCGAAAAGGACTAATGTTAAGCAAGAGAATGAAACAAGAAAACACATAAAAAGAACAgatattcaaaataaaactgAATGTCTAATTCTCAAAAGTGCAGCTATATCCCtttgtgaaaataaaaataaagaaatcagTTTCTACCATAATGCAATATTACAATTCTGTACGACACATGAAACAAGCGTTTTGTTCTTAAGAATTAAATTCACTAGCAATGTATCATTataagctcttttttttttcaaacccgGTGCACCAAAGCTCCCACATACACAgtgtccgggaaggggtcccaccattttggtgtattgtacgcatccttaccctgtttttttacataaaaggCTGTTTCTAAGACTTGAactcacatgacaacaactttaccgttgCGCCAAGGCTCCCCCATATATCATTATAGGTATACAAACAAAATAaccattcaaaatcatcatgcGTGTATTGTAATTGGTGTAATCAGATCAAGAAGAATATGCTTAAAATATACTTACATGAATGAGTAATAGACAAGAAATTCAAGACAGGCAGTTGATTCATTGTATCTATAACAAAGTTTTGAAGTAAAGGAAAAAATGGCTAGAGAAGAACTTACTTTCAACTTGTTGAAACCAAGCTTTCGACATAATGGTTTATAGAGAACCAACATATCTTTTTGTTAACTCTAGTTTTCACTACTCTATTATTTCTCCAATTATAGAGAATTGCCCGTTCTTTCTGGTCATCTACAAATACGAGTGTATCACCATTCACATAAAGATTGAACATTGAGATACCAGGTTTCAAGTTCATCTTAAGCTTATGATAGCTAATTTTAAGTAATTGAGCCCACGACTTTTCATCTCCAAATTTTGTCATCTTCCATATAACGAAATCGGTTTCATTCAAATCATGATAGAAACAAAGTGAATCCATTAACATAGAAACACCTGGCTTTGCATGTGACACCTTCTGTAAAACATGTGACAAGTCCAGAGAAATTGGAGGTGGCAGAAATTGTGTGTATGTCTCTGTACCTAGATCAAGCGAAATAATCACAAGTTGAGGAGCAAGATCACCGTCCTGAATAAACCCTAACCAATTAAGAGTGGAATTCAAATGTACACCAGCATACAACGTTCTATTACTACAAATAGAGAACTGAAGAAGCCTCGCAGGGAAACTTTGAATATTTCTCCAAATATTATTACGGAAACAAATGATTCCCACCTTTGTTGTCATTTCACTATCCGGATATAACGCCACAACCTTATAAGTTTGGGTTGTATTATCATAACCAAACATAAACTCCCAACATTGCAAACGATTAGCACTAAAATACAACTTATCTGATATTGTCCTGGTGGCGGGGTTCCAGATACGGAGCCACATCTCTTCAAACTCCTCAACATCCGCAACACAACCACTCAAGCAGACCAATCCATTGCAGGAACCAACAACTCCAGGACAGTCCTTCTCAATCAATTGATAGTAAGGATCCTTGGGAAGGGTGATTGAACGGCCATTCATCAAACCACGAACAGAGAAAGGTACGAAATTGTAATCACCGCGATGTTCGGATACTAGATAGGATTGTGAGTGTCGTGCAGATCGATTAAGATGCATTTTAACGAAATTAGAATCAGAGATAAGAGTGTTCCATGATTTACTCACAcatttcatcttcatcaaagtTTTCACCGTAAGCCAGGAAAGGATTTCGGCAATGATATCGTCGGGAAAGACTGGTGAAGACGACAGCGACATTCGTGATCGGGTATTCATGACAACGGCGGTGATACAAACGGAACCCTAACGTGGTGCCGTTGTTGAATGCTGCTGCGAATTCAGGAATGGGTTCAGTCTAACGTGAAGAAATTTTTTGGAGGCTAAGTTGTTTGGATGATTATCGCAGAGATCAACATCCCTAGTTTCCCAATTTAGGGTTTTGTACTTCAAACACTAAACTGAAGATGATAAATTTTTGACTTAAATATGTCACCATTTTTTTACTTCGTCAATAGAATCTAATGAGATGATACGAGTCTCTTTTGACTTAACTAAGGTTGTTAGTTCGAATCCAACTTAAACATAGCATAATTAAAACTTTTAGGAAGAACTTGCCGCTCATTTGAATCGCACAATACTCGAAGGATCACTCTTCATAATTGCGCGCGGAGATATgcggtttaaaaaaaaaaaaacatatatatactttatacacatgtttgatttttaatatttttaaattttgtattaacaaagcttaaaaatattcatcgagataaataaaacattttatctTATATAATAGTAGAAAAATAAGGTCAAGTATGTTATGTGAATAGTGGATAAATCAAACATTGATTCATGCactattttatatgatattgaTCCCTACCCTTTGTGAAAATATTGTCATTGATCCTTCTATTAACTTCAcgttaaaaaagaagaaaggaaagaaaaaaaaactaacagtgTACCATGTGAAGTTGTTATTCCACATCACGTGGCACACTAAAAGGTAGCTAACTCTCGTACGTGCCACAACCAGAGATGGCATTTAACTGTCGTAGTTGCccagtttttggttttttgcgttttttttttatatatattttgttgcacttaatgatttaattaactttaaatacttttttttttttttttgcaatgttttattatttattgatagTTATGGTCAAAATGTGGTTGATAATTATGTTTAGTCAAAACCAAGTAATGTCGAGTCTTCCGTTGAATTCAAATCATCAACTCCAAccgttttaaaatacatgtcaCAATTTTACACTGTGCATTATTTGCATAGCGTAccttgaccatattttttaactaatatataaacacaaatgtttgcatgtaagatgttgtttaatttgtctcaattaatattttcaaaattttataattttttattatatataattaaagatattaatggtCAAAGTTGTTTAACGGCATGTGTGCGGTGGTTGACTACGACATGCATTTTGGAACGGATGTAGTATAATTGAAGCTTCCATTGATGTGAAACAAATATTGTTGAAGCTTCCGTTAATGTGAAACTTTCTCTTGTTGGTTctaaagttttcaaaatttgtgCTAATGAAGTATATACGACACCAAAGATAAATGGAAAGTTAGAGATGATATGGTTAATTGGGTTCATCGACAAGCAACAAGGACATAATTTACTTTAATTATAGACAAATTCTAAAATGGTGATGAAAGGAAGAAGCCAACATTAGTGTTGGCTTATGAGATaagtggtgagtacaaagcacCCAGGTAGAAATCGAAATGAGAAAACATGGGGACAAAGAAATGTGGGTGTCTTTTTAGGTTACATGGTTATGTAAAGAAGGAAGTAAATGAATGTGAGCTCACAACCATAAGATGGAGCTAAAGTTGGAAGATCACCTTCTTGCTGATAGATTAACTTATAAAGATAAGAAGATTGTTGTTGACTTGACAAAGAGTTTGGTGGAGTTTGAGCATATTCTAATGAATTTGAATGATAGCCAAAAGGACAATTTGACGAATATAAAGCAAGTATAAAATGGATAAGAAAGGTTCAAAAACTCCATTAGAGTTGAAAAGTCAGAGATGCAACAGTTGTTAAAATGTATGGAGGATAacaaatatgtttataagtgtAGAAGCAAATATGATTCTACTATTGATCAGTATATATATTGGGCTCATCCAAAATCTATAAAGTTGTTTAACACTTTTTCAACAGTTTTGATCATAGACTCCACGCATAAAACCAATGTGTATTGAATGTCATTGTTTAAGGTAGTTAGGGTAACCTCGTTTGAAAAGGCATATTCTGTTGGTTTTGCTTTTATgacatttgaaaaatatgaGAACTTCACTTGGGTTCAACAAATGTTGTTAGACCTTCTGAATTATGCATGCAATATCCAAAGGTGATTGTGACAGACAAGGATATCACATTGATGAATGATGTCGCCATTGTTTTCCCTTAAACTACCGCATTACTTTGTCAATTTCATATCACTAAAAATGTTAAAGCTAAGTGCATGAGATACTGCAAAGCCAAATATAAGGATGTCAAAAAAGAGTAAGGTTTACACCAAATGATGTTTCGACCAGTCGATATGCATCTCTATGGGAGTAAGTTGATTCCCAATTTCCATATAcacaaatatcataaaaaattgtcatcctctaaaaaaaaaaagtaattcatCGCCAACTTCGGTTCCAAGGTCCATCCCTCGTCTTAATGGGATGTTTTTGTTCATGCGCccatatattgaaaaaattgtGGATACTTTAGGCAATGGTAATTTAATTATGAGTTGTAATTAAGCATGTTGGTACGAATGAAGATAATCACTCTATGACATGTAGTGCACTGATTAAAAAAGTTAACTAGTCATAAAAGTGATTATATGCCATTATTTGGAAGTGAGGAATGTTTTCAATATATCTTAATGATTTGTACCCTCCACCAAATAATAAATTTGCACCAAAAGAGAAGTGGTTGACGTTACTATATATGGGTCACATTATTGCAATTTGTTACAATAAAGTTGTGGTTGAGTTGGCAAAACATGAAACcgttattttttaaacttttttccCAATTAGAAAACAACCACCACTAAATCCAAATACTCATATTAAGTGTCTTAGATTAATCTCATATCACTTTGTTTATGTATTTTGAAGTCATTCATATTAGGAGAGCAATGAAGTCATTCCAATTCTTATGGATAGTGAAGATGAAGAGGAGGAAgaatttgaagaagatgaatataaaGAAATTTCACTAGATACCggtgttatcacgattttggggtatcaagtcattattTAGgtttgaacctttcaatctttgataatctctattttttcttgggaagggcaaaattgagaaaacccttagaaattctaagttcgggggtcgttttcgttacgggaaggtgttaggcacccgcaacgactatagtactctataggaaccgttttcctagttttatgtctacgctttatttttaatgctatttattaaaaaaggaagttgtttatgttaagaatgggg is from Medicago truncatula cultivar Jemalong A17 chromosome 1, MtrunA17r5.0-ANR, whole genome shotgun sequence and encodes:
- the LOC11429558 gene encoding F-box/kelch-repeat protein At3g23880 — protein: MNTRSRMSLSSSPVFPDDIIAEILSWLTVKTLMKMKCVSKSWNTLISDSNFVKMHLNRSARHSQSYLVSEHRGDYNFVPFSVRGLMNGRSITLPKDPYYQLIEKDCPGVVGSCNGLVCLSGCVADVEEFEEMWLRIWNPATRTISDKLYFSANRLQCWEFMFGYDNTTQTYKVVALYPDSEMTTKVGIICFRNNIWRNIQSFPARLLQFSICSNRTLYAGVHLNSTLNWLGFIQDGDLAPQLVIISLDLGTETYTQFLPPPISLDLSHVLQKVSHAKPGVSMLMDSLCFYHDLNETDFVIWKMTKFGDEKSWAQLLKISYHKLKMNLKPGISMFNLYVNGDTLVFVDDQKERAILYNWRNNRVVKTRVNKKICWFSINHYVESLVSTS